A DNA window from Niabella yanshanensis contains the following coding sequences:
- a CDS encoding trypsin-like peptidase domain-containing protein gives MSFIKNITLLLLVPLKGPAQDQSMPVEGQLQSVYAKVAPACVRSYGIDSFSGAQNSAQFSAVVVSSDGIILTVAHAVKPGHWYKISFPDGRTGTARALGRIATDPQTLLPDVAMMQMTGKGPWPFAEMGRSSSLHTGHYCFGISYPESQNLLAPMLRQGHIIHALNEWGFVESSCIMETGDSGGPLFDEQGKVIGLHSRIDKAEGANYEVPIDTYRKYFTALQVVKNYDSLPEKTDRLQVDKMKPVLTSKMEVQSSVNNLFVKTKSEAVVTIYSPGDTILGTVFQLKNGAQVVVSKSSEVSDSAFINFKGSNILLKLLKRDRATDLVAFTVSHQFSQPVRVDSLKVLPVTDSSLIGRFLYTVLPGSKSKASIGGLLVKELPNRFSSGGFNANLQELNGCPTVVKLDSGGTAAKAGLKAGDCVMRINNVKVNGAKDFNSEMMKYYPGDSVCFTIGRQSDTLALTFVLVPRMLREQPHPMNHFEGGKSLRRDGFKNVILHDARIRSYECGSPLYDLKGDLVGLNIARFSHTTTIALNLSELMSFINTIH, from the coding sequence ATGAGCTTTATAAAAAATATTACGTTACTGTTGCTGGTTCCGCTGAAAGGCCCTGCTCAGGACCAGAGTATGCCGGTTGAGGGGCAGCTACAATCAGTTTATGCTAAAGTTGCTCCTGCATGTGTAAGATCTTATGGGATAGACTCGTTCTCAGGTGCGCAAAACAGCGCACAGTTTAGTGCCGTTGTTGTTAGTTCCGATGGTATCATACTAACTGTGGCTCACGCCGTCAAGCCTGGTCATTGGTATAAAATCAGTTTCCCGGATGGAAGAACCGGGACCGCGAGAGCGCTGGGACGAATTGCCACCGATCCACAAACGCTTCTCCCGGATGTGGCGATGATGCAAATGACCGGTAAAGGTCCCTGGCCTTTTGCTGAAATGGGGCGTAGTAGTTCACTGCATACCGGACACTATTGTTTCGGGATTTCTTATCCCGAAAGCCAGAACCTGCTGGCGCCAATGCTGAGACAGGGCCATATCATTCACGCATTAAACGAATGGGGGTTTGTGGAAAGTTCCTGTATTATGGAAACCGGCGATTCCGGCGGGCCTTTGTTTGATGAACAGGGGAAAGTGATTGGACTTCATTCGCGTATTGACAAAGCCGAAGGAGCCAATTATGAAGTGCCTATTGATACTTATAGAAAATACTTTACTGCATTGCAGGTAGTAAAAAATTATGACAGTCTTCCTGAAAAAACTGATCGGCTACAGGTCGACAAAATGAAGCCTGTTCTTACATCAAAAATGGAGGTACAGTCATCGGTCAATAACCTATTTGTAAAAACAAAGAGCGAAGCGGTTGTGACAATCTACAGCCCGGGAGACACCATTCTCGGAACAGTTTTTCAGTTAAAAAATGGAGCACAGGTTGTTGTCAGCAAAAGTAGCGAGGTGAGTGATTCTGCATTTATTAATTTCAAGGGTAGCAATATCCTTTTAAAACTGCTGAAGCGGGACAGGGCAACTGATCTCGTAGCATTCACTGTGTCACACCAGTTTTCGCAACCGGTTAGAGTGGACAGCTTAAAAGTACTACCTGTAACCGATAGCAGTTTGATTGGCCGGTTTCTATATACAGTATTACCTGGCAGTAAATCAAAGGCCAGTATTGGAGGATTGCTGGTAAAGGAATTGCCCAACAGGTTTAGTTCCGGAGGCTTCAATGCTAACCTGCAGGAGCTAAATGGTTGTCCTACCGTTGTTAAACTAGATTCGGGTGGTACTGCTGCCAAAGCCGGCTTAAAAGCGGGCGACTGCGTGATGCGTATTAATAATGTGAAGGTAAACGGGGCAAAGGATTTTAATAGCGAAATGATGAAATATTATCCGGGGGACAGCGTGTGTTTTACTATTGGAAGGCAATCAGATACATTAGCTCTTACATTTGTTCTTGTTCCACGTATGTTAAGAGAACAGCCTCACCCTATGAATCATTTCGAGGGCGGTAAATCTTTGCGCCGGGATGGTTTCAAAAATGTGATCCTGCATGATGCAAGAATCCGTTCCTACGAATGCGGAAGTCCCTTATACGACTTAAAAGGAGACCTGGTGGGATTGAATATTGCAAGATTTAGTCATACAACCACCATCGCTCTAAACCTTTCAGAGCTAATGTCGTTTATCAATACCATTCATTGA
- a CDS encoding Lrp/AsnC family transcriptional regulator, which produces MFEIDELDKQILRILQVDASVTHRQIAQTLRRSITTIHDRISRLKQEGVILRSVAVLDRKKIGKGLLTFSHVLLNQHTTEVLEQFEKAVKKFPEVLECFQMTGSFDFLLRISTRDMEEYHEFYRYKLAKLPNITTVNSYFALSETKSVTAYPI; this is translated from the coding sequence ATGTTTGAGATAGATGAACTGGATAAACAAATACTCAGGATCTTACAGGTGGATGCATCTGTTACGCATCGCCAGATTGCCCAAACTTTACGACGTTCCATTACTACGATCCACGACCGTATATCCAGGTTAAAACAGGAAGGTGTGATCCTTAGATCCGTTGCTGTTCTTGATCGCAAAAAGATCGGTAAAGGGCTTCTCACATTCAGCCATGTGCTGCTCAATCAACATACTACAGAGGTGCTTGAGCAATTCGAAAAAGCAGTAAAGAAGTTCCCTGAAGTGCTGGAATGCTTCCAGATGACCGGTTCTTTCGATTTCCTTCTTCGTATATCAACCAGGGATATGGAGGAGTACCACGAATTTTACCGCTATAAACTGGCAAAACTTCCCAATATTACTACGGTGAACAGCTATTTTGCCTTATCAGAGACCAAGAGTGTCACCGCTTATCCCATCTGA
- a CDS encoding RagB/SusD family nutrient uptake outer membrane protein has product MSLKNNSKKLFVLLIAAALVQGLTGCKKWLEVNPATRISEDEQFSLQQGYFDALFGTYQKMAELSAYGGLGTYRFIDVLAQYYENKSGQTNTFYGQTARYAYASDVNSQQNVRASINSIWSGYYGAIAQANYILKNVAQRNVLTGTALNIVKGEALAIRGAVHFDLLRMFAPASLNGANDTARAIPYMEQFTILPQARLSLSEVLTRCENDLKEAEQLLAVYPAIDQIAANQGATSADLLLAYRQNHINYWAAKAILARLYLFKGDKTNALKYATEVINSHNFNFINPGTLSVDAATDASDLTFTPEHIFSLSVSNLKLAADQYFKSSQTAAADADDLFSTKTKLAAMYEGTLPDYGTDIRNPDAAKSLWNQLTTTIVYSKKYYSDRTANVKQRLVPIVRLPEMYYIAAEAAPTVAAGLGYLNVVRLARLIPALSIDVVNTPALLDAELQKEYRKELYGEGQLWFWYKRKNITTIPDGVGNPMTQAKYTFPLPLGEIEFGVN; this is encoded by the coding sequence ATGTCTTTAAAAAATAATTCTAAAAAGTTGTTTGTACTGCTGATAGCAGCCGCTCTTGTTCAGGGTTTGACCGGCTGTAAAAAATGGCTGGAGGTAAACCCCGCTACCAGAATATCGGAGGATGAGCAATTTTCTTTACAACAAGGTTATTTTGATGCTCTTTTCGGCACTTATCAAAAAATGGCGGAGTTGAGTGCATATGGTGGTTTGGGCACCTATCGTTTTATCGACGTCTTAGCTCAGTACTATGAAAATAAATCAGGTCAAACCAACACTTTTTATGGCCAAACCGCCCGGTATGCTTACGCTTCTGATGTCAATTCGCAGCAAAATGTGCGTGCTTCCATCAATTCAATATGGTCGGGCTATTATGGGGCCATTGCTCAGGCCAACTACATATTGAAGAACGTGGCGCAGAGAAACGTGCTGACAGGTACCGCCCTTAATATTGTAAAAGGAGAGGCTTTAGCAATAAGGGGCGCTGTTCACTTTGATCTGTTACGCATGTTTGCACCAGCTTCGTTGAATGGTGCTAACGACACTGCCAGGGCCATTCCTTACATGGAACAGTTTACGATTTTACCCCAGGCAAGATTATCATTGAGCGAGGTGCTGACCAGATGTGAAAATGATTTGAAAGAGGCTGAGCAGTTACTGGCCGTATATCCGGCAATTGATCAGATTGCAGCCAACCAGGGCGCTACCTCTGCTGATCTGTTGCTGGCATATCGTCAAAATCATATTAACTACTGGGCTGCAAAAGCGATCCTGGCCCGTCTGTACTTGTTCAAAGGCGATAAGACAAATGCGTTGAAATATGCAACAGAAGTGATCAATAGCCACAACTTTAACTTCATCAATCCGGGCACCCTTTCTGTAGATGCAGCTACTGACGCTTCTGATCTCACGTTCACGCCTGAGCATATTTTTTCACTCAGTGTATCTAATCTTAAACTGGCAGCTGACCAGTATTTTAAAAGCTCACAAACAGCCGCAGCTGATGCAGATGATTTGTTTTCAACAAAAACCAAGCTAGCTGCCATGTATGAAGGAACGCTTCCTGATTATGGCACCGACATACGAAACCCCGACGCCGCCAAAAGTTTATGGAACCAGCTTACTACTACTATTGTATATTCTAAAAAATATTATTCAGACAGAACCGCCAATGTGAAGCAACGTTTGGTACCCATCGTTCGCCTGCCTGAGATGTATTATATAGCTGCGGAAGCGGCCCCAACCGTGGCTGCCGGCCTGGGTTATCTTAATGTGGTGAGGTTGGCCAGGCTGATACCTGCTTTAAGCATTGATGTAGTCAATACACCTGCATTACTCGATGCTGAACTACAAAAAGAATATCGTAAAGAATTGTACGGGGAAGGGCAACTATGGTTCTGGTATAAAAGAAAAAACATTACCACTATCCCTGACGGAGTCGGGAACCCAATGACGCAGGCTAAATATACTTTCCCGTTGCCACTGGGCGAAATTGAATTTGGAGTTAATTAA
- a CDS encoding redoxin domain-containing protein has protein sequence MKKNAILALALLIAGGINAQSGAGSKGQIFGEIFEKGTEAQKDSLVKAIVADAKVTEKEEDLQLYYNFLSYRKQTEDAAAVEKRALKLHPKGRMARSKEISKYYDLKELKDKEKLYNTILKKFPMSQFPEDGIVYDYVTSALARDLMKEGKKEQSLKLLNNMQEKFWRAQGYIPIAEELLKQGDTAAAVPLIQKSIDDALGFINSNDQSNKAKFAAVGYPGYVQTYAAVLLARGQYKEALDYLEQARKIVPDRTKDFAPGYAKALQKVGRDLEAFTQYTTLYKDGQFGYEKPLEELYLKLNKGARTGFDGYIDGLKAELNDDIKNHLSQIITEKETPSFKLRNLKGEIVDSKSLLGKVVVLDFWATWCSPCIRSFPGMQKAVTKYEKDPDVVFLFIDTWERDEDYEKKVNEFIDKNKYTFNVLFDDKKNDDEIAPKFGIKGIPAKFVIDKKGKTRFFLTGSSPYPDYILMELTQMIERAKKG, from the coding sequence ATGAAAAAAAATGCCATTTTAGCGCTCGCACTGCTGATAGCAGGAGGAATCAATGCCCAGAGCGGGGCCGGTTCAAAGGGCCAGATTTTCGGGGAGATCTTTGAAAAAGGGACTGAAGCCCAGAAAGACTCGTTGGTAAAAGCAATTGTCGCTGATGCCAAAGTCACCGAAAAAGAAGAAGACCTGCAACTCTATTATAATTTCCTGAGCTATCGCAAACAGACCGAAGATGCAGCAGCGGTTGAAAAGCGTGCCCTCAAATTGCATCCGAAAGGTAGGATGGCCAGGAGCAAGGAGATCTCCAAATATTATGATCTGAAAGAGCTGAAAGATAAAGAGAAGCTGTATAATACTATTCTGAAAAAATTCCCGATGAGTCAATTTCCTGAGGATGGAATTGTGTATGATTATGTTACGTCTGCTCTCGCCAGGGATTTAATGAAAGAAGGTAAAAAGGAACAAAGCCTGAAACTGCTCAATAATATGCAGGAGAAATTCTGGCGCGCCCAGGGCTATATTCCTATTGCAGAAGAGCTGCTGAAGCAAGGCGATACAGCCGCCGCAGTTCCTTTGATTCAGAAAAGTATTGACGATGCACTGGGCTTTATCAATAGCAATGACCAAAGCAATAAAGCAAAATTCGCAGCAGTAGGCTATCCGGGTTATGTTCAAACTTATGCAGCGGTTTTACTCGCCCGCGGCCAGTATAAAGAAGCGCTGGACTACCTGGAGCAAGCCAGGAAGATTGTACCGGATAGAACAAAAGATTTTGCACCGGGCTACGCTAAAGCACTACAAAAGGTAGGCAGGGATCTGGAAGCTTTCACTCAATATACGACCCTTTATAAAGATGGGCAGTTTGGATATGAAAAACCGTTGGAAGAGTTATACCTAAAGTTGAATAAGGGAGCACGCACAGGATTTGACGGCTATATTGATGGACTAAAAGCTGAATTAAATGATGATATCAAAAATCACCTGTCGCAGATCATCACCGAAAAGGAAACGCCTTCCTTCAAGCTGCGAAACCTGAAAGGAGAAATAGTGGATTCCAAATCTCTATTGGGTAAAGTAGTGGTACTCGATTTTTGGGCCACCTGGTGCAGCCCCTGTATTCGCTCATTCCCCGGTATGCAAAAGGCCGTAACAAAATATGAGAAAGATCCGGATGTGGTATTCTTATTTATCGATACCTGGGAGCGTGATGAAGATTATGAGAAAAAAGTAAATGAGTTTATCGACAAAAATAAATACACGTTCAATGTATTGTTTGACGACAAAAAGAATGACGATGAAATCGCGCCTAAATTTGGCATTAAAGGAATTCCTGCAAAATTTGTAATTGATAAAAAAGGAAAGACCCGCTTTTTCCTGACTGGTTCCTCTCCATACCCTGATTACATACTGATGGAATTGACTCAAATGATCGAAAGAGCTAAAAAAGGTTAA
- a CDS encoding DUF4843 domain-containing protein, with product MKKTYLRRIVYSVLLALSLTSCKEDQSLVYKQDARIYFREGVSVEYSFTAEPPSVITDTLFIPLRIMGSATDRDRTFKIIIDDSSTAKPGYHFQFGPLIIPANTYELSLPVYIYRRAGLKDSVVNAYLTIGESVDFKPGYIDKSNSINPYNKQHYRISLHDQLLKPSTWDTRWAAYFGTYSKTKHQFINQIYGSASWPAVNFPQDINFVVQTMKLALYNYEQANGPLIDENGERVVFL from the coding sequence ATGAAAAAGACATACCTGAGAAGAATTGTTTATAGTGTTTTGCTGGCATTATCATTAACGTCCTGTAAAGAAGATCAATCGCTGGTATACAAGCAGGACGCGCGTATCTATTTTAGGGAAGGAGTTAGTGTAGAATACTCATTTACTGCAGAGCCGCCAAGCGTTATTACAGACACGCTCTTCATTCCTTTACGTATCATGGGTTCAGCTACCGATCGTGACAGAACATTTAAAATCATTATCGACGACAGCTCTACTGCAAAACCAGGCTATCATTTCCAGTTTGGTCCTTTGATTATCCCGGCCAATACCTACGAGCTTTCTTTACCGGTATATATATATCGCAGGGCCGGTCTGAAAGACAGCGTTGTAAATGCCTATTTAACCATAGGAGAATCAGTCGACTTTAAACCGGGCTATATCGATAAATCGAATTCCATAAACCCATATAATAAACAGCACTACCGAATATCCTTACATGATCAGCTGTTGAAGCCTTCTACCTGGGACACGCGCTGGGCGGCCTATTTCGGTACTTATTCAAAAACCAAGCACCAGTTTATCAATCAGATTTATGGCAGTGCCAGCTGGCCGGCTGTAAACTTCCCGCAGGATATCAACTTCGTGGTGCAAACTATGAAACTGGCTTTGTATAACTATGAGCAGGCCAATGGCCCTTTAATTGACGAAAATGGCGAGCGTGTTGTTTTCCTTTAA
- a CDS encoding PKD-like family lipoprotein translates to MKADFIKYIQIAILMAATALTGCYKDKGNYDYKDINEIRVTDINAAQRIYVNPDDTLRLNPSIVQSQPSDDLSYAWFMYNNSPNSSYVMPRDTIARTPNLAFRVTGDLFVLGENYRVTLKVTDNKTGISAVRQYDITVANKYAQGWMFLEEKPTGADLSMILPDNSVEHNIYSLLNPTAALGKPKSITATNFDVTDDLSTPNRRIYIQTENDAIELSSLTLTKKFDIGYLFFTRPQTVKPSFIGWAAYMSGSNPWQRMGIAINNGQVHTNMVGGFPGIKKWGEAIVNPAGVYDYDIAPYLAGGSTYAATYQVIVYDKKYRRFYSVGMNALTAFPSAASTVFNMNDVGMDLLLLDSANVLDRYNAVMKDGETPYLLQFRTVVSADDPVVTIAKTAMNAPGIVNAAALASSTLTPHIFYAVGNKLFKYETTSNITTEAFNLPAAETVTRIDYVRAASGTGLQRLVVATWNGTEGKVYYFNISPVGDLGSNYTHVFNGFKKIIDFVYKY, encoded by the coding sequence ATGAAAGCTGATTTTATAAAATACATTCAGATAGCAATACTAATGGCCGCTACGGCGCTCACCGGCTGCTACAAAGACAAGGGCAATTATGACTATAAAGACATTAACGAAATAAGGGTCACGGATATAAATGCCGCTCAACGCATTTATGTGAACCCCGATGACACGTTGCGGCTAAACCCCTCTATAGTTCAGTCACAGCCGTCTGATGATCTGTCCTATGCCTGGTTTATGTATAATAATTCCCCCAACAGCTCTTATGTAATGCCCCGGGATACTATTGCAAGAACGCCTAATCTTGCGTTTAGAGTAACCGGTGATTTATTTGTTTTGGGAGAAAACTACAGGGTAACACTAAAAGTTACAGACAACAAAACCGGTATTTCAGCGGTACGGCAGTATGATATAACAGTAGCCAATAAATACGCACAGGGATGGATGTTTTTAGAGGAAAAGCCTACAGGTGCTGATCTCTCAATGATATTGCCTGACAACAGCGTGGAACACAACATCTATTCCCTGTTAAATCCCACAGCAGCTTTGGGAAAACCCAAATCGATAACAGCTACAAATTTTGATGTAACCGATGATCTCTCAACACCTAACCGGCGTATATATATTCAAACTGAAAATGATGCTATAGAGTTGAGCAGCCTGACGCTGACTAAGAAATTTGATATCGGCTATCTTTTCTTTACCAGGCCCCAAACGGTAAAACCCTCCTTCATAGGCTGGGCTGCTTATATGTCCGGCTCCAATCCCTGGCAACGGATGGGTATTGCTATCAACAACGGGCAGGTACATACCAATATGGTGGGTGGTTTTCCGGGCATCAAAAAATGGGGTGAAGCTATTGTGAATCCGGCGGGTGTTTACGACTATGATATAGCACCCTATCTCGCGGGTGGCAGTACTTATGCAGCTACCTACCAGGTGATAGTGTATGATAAAAAATACAGGCGGTTTTATTCCGTAGGAATGAATGCGCTTACGGCCTTTCCGTCGGCAGCCAGTACGGTCTTTAACATGAATGACGTTGGTATGGACCTGCTGTTACTGGATTCTGCTAATGTCTTGGACCGTTACAATGCCGTAATGAAAGACGGTGAAACGCCTTACCTGTTACAATTCAGGACCGTAGTTTCAGCAGATGATCCGGTTGTTACAATCGCTAAAACAGCTATGAATGCCCCGGGTATTGTAAACGCCGCAGCGTTGGCCTCATCCACACTTACTCCCCATATTTTTTACGCAGTGGGAAACAAATTATTTAAATACGAGACTACGTCCAATATAACCACCGAAGCATTTAATCTTCCTGCAGCTGAAACGGTTACCAGAATAGACTATGTGCGAGCAGCTTCCGGTACAGGTTTGCAACGGTTGGTTGTCGCTACCTGGAACGGGACAGAGGGTAAGGTGTACTACTTTAACATTTCGCCGGTCGGAGACCTGGGCAGCAATTACACCCATGTATTCAACGGGTTCAAAAAGATAATCGATTTTGTTTATAAATATTAA
- a CDS encoding SusC/RagA family TonB-linked outer membrane protein, whose translation MKLTILLLTAVFLQVSANGISQNINLRVKNVPLEQVFKSIEQQTGYGFLYTTKTMQGAEKVSLNWKNIPLQQALQQLLRNQGMSFSIPAGGNTIVIKKQGKVTEPASVPVIQPAAIAPPVQQFVEIKGIVKSEDSGEPLIGATVTIKGTKTATLTDIKGEFAISATPGTILVITYVGFVDREITVRKSDFYEVKLTTSPNSVNETVVTGVYVRPKSNFTGASSSFTSEDISRVSNSNILNALQSLDPSFQLMENLNLGSNPNVLPDVVLRSGNSLIDLGGNSTVPFDYANGANTPLFILDGFEVPLQRINDLDMNRIAKVDILKDAAATSIYGSRAANGVIVIETVRPKEGKLRVSYIGNVSAEIPDLSSYNLLNAREKFDLENKIDAYSFYDWNFRDEQLGFFYNQRLAAIERGVNTDWISQPVQTGIGTKHAVYVEGGANDALYGVNLSYNRITGAMKGSDRQLISGNTFLSYRVKKFQFRNDLTVNANTANNSPYGSFTQYTRLNPYWTPYDSVGNLKVYLEDIRDNAGNRLTNFDQYDNLDGWPLGRATNPLYNASLNIVDKKTYQNLVNNFSAQWQAAQWLRFTGRFAYQYQADESDIFLPAQHTSFVSRPTFEKGSYTKGYGKKQSMEGMITADMNKLIGQHQFFATLGTNLQQLKYNTETFRVEGFPNPRLDQLVLGNRFPQDSKPTGTESLTRLFGLLSNLSYSYDNRYLLDFSFRTDGSSQFGSLKRFAPFWSAGAGWNIHNETLVKELGFVDRLKLRYSFGYTGSQNFESYKAISTSQYYTSSDYRGVIGTYLLGFGNDALAWQKTAKSNFGADISLFKKLDITGNYFIEKTQGSIATISTAPSTGFASYAENMGDVVGRGWELYLRYNILNNNVKRNNLSVFANLFSVKNKIEKVSSTIAAMNARADTARSSRPITRYAEGQSTSAIWAVPSLGIDPATGYEIFVKKDGSLSNIYDPRDQVIIGDSRPKIEGTFGTSLELNGIGFNVFFRFRYGGQAYNQTLVERVENVAAAYYNVDRRVYEDRWQQPGDVTFFKGQAITEPTYTTSRFVQDDNLMALENLTMYYRFSDDLNKKLGLENTRISFFTSDVFRVSSIRRERGLDYPFAKTFSLQIQTSF comes from the coding sequence ATGAAATTGACAATTCTGCTGCTGACAGCTGTTTTTCTGCAGGTATCGGCAAATGGTATTTCTCAAAACATTAACCTCCGGGTAAAAAATGTACCCCTGGAACAGGTTTTTAAATCGATCGAACAGCAAACAGGCTATGGTTTTTTATACACAACCAAAACCATGCAGGGCGCCGAAAAGGTAAGTCTCAACTGGAAAAATATTCCGTTACAACAAGCGCTGCAGCAGTTGCTCCGGAACCAGGGGATGAGTTTCAGCATTCCTGCCGGCGGCAATACGATCGTTATCAAGAAACAGGGAAAAGTTACAGAACCCGCATCGGTGCCAGTTATTCAACCTGCTGCTATAGCGCCTCCGGTGCAACAGTTTGTTGAAATAAAAGGTATTGTAAAAAGCGAAGATTCGGGTGAGCCGTTAATAGGCGCTACTGTAACAATTAAAGGTACCAAAACGGCGACTCTTACTGATATTAAGGGTGAATTTGCGATCAGTGCAACTCCGGGCACCATATTAGTTATTACTTATGTTGGATTTGTTGACAGGGAAATCACGGTTAGAAAATCCGACTTCTATGAAGTAAAATTAACGACCAGCCCCAACTCGGTTAATGAAACAGTTGTTACCGGGGTTTACGTCAGACCTAAATCTAACTTTACCGGCGCTTCCAGTTCTTTTACTTCAGAAGATATTTCGCGCGTAAGCAACTCCAATATACTGAATGCACTTCAATCACTTGATCCTTCTTTCCAGTTAATGGAGAACCTGAACCTGGGTTCTAACCCCAATGTGTTGCCGGATGTAGTATTGCGAAGTGGTAACAGTTTAATAGATCTGGGAGGTAATTCAACAGTTCCATTCGATTATGCCAACGGCGCCAATACACCGCTCTTTATACTGGATGGTTTTGAAGTGCCGCTACAGCGTATCAATGACCTGGATATGAATCGTATAGCTAAAGTAGATATCCTGAAAGATGCCGCCGCTACTTCAATTTATGGTTCCCGGGCCGCCAATGGCGTAATTGTAATTGAAACCGTCCGACCTAAAGAGGGAAAGTTAAGAGTGTCTTACATTGGTAACGTTTCTGCCGAAATTCCTGATCTGTCGAGTTATAACCTCTTAAATGCCAGGGAAAAGTTTGACCTTGAAAATAAAATTGATGCCTACTCATTTTACGACTGGAATTTCAGGGACGAGCAGCTAGGATTTTTTTATAACCAAAGACTGGCTGCAATTGAAAGAGGAGTCAATACAGACTGGATCTCTCAGCCGGTGCAAACGGGTATCGGAACCAAACATGCTGTTTATGTTGAAGGAGGAGCTAACGACGCATTATACGGCGTTAACCTTAGCTACAACCGTATCACCGGTGCAATGAAAGGCTCTGACCGTCAACTTATTTCGGGGAATACCTTCCTTTCTTACCGGGTTAAAAAATTTCAGTTCAGGAACGACCTGACCGTTAATGCTAACACCGCCAATAATTCGCCCTATGGCTCATTTACTCAATACACGCGGTTAAATCCTTACTGGACGCCCTACGACAGCGTTGGAAACCTGAAAGTGTATCTTGAAGATATAAGGGATAACGCAGGTAACCGGCTTACCAATTTTGACCAGTATGACAATCTGGATGGCTGGCCGTTGGGCAGGGCCACCAACCCGCTATATAATGCTTCATTAAATATAGTGGATAAAAAGACCTATCAAAATCTGGTTAACAATTTCTCTGCTCAATGGCAGGCTGCACAATGGCTCCGCTTCACCGGCCGTTTTGCCTACCAGTACCAGGCGGACGAAAGCGATATCTTTCTTCCTGCACAGCATACGTCTTTTGTATCGCGGCCTACATTTGAAAAAGGTTCCTATACAAAGGGATATGGTAAGAAGCAAAGTATGGAAGGTATGATAACCGCTGACATGAATAAGCTGATTGGTCAGCACCAGTTTTTTGCTACACTGGGAACTAACCTTCAGCAACTCAAATACAATACAGAAACTTTCCGGGTGGAAGGCTTCCCCAATCCGAGGCTGGATCAATTGGTACTGGGTAACCGTTTCCCACAGGATAGTAAACCAACGGGCACGGAAAGCCTCACAAGGTTGTTCGGGTTACTGAGCAATTTGAGCTACTCTTATGACAATCGGTATTTGCTGGACTTTTCATTCAGAACTGACGGCTCTTCGCAGTTCGGTTCACTGAAACGTTTCGCCCCGTTCTGGTCTGCAGGTGCCGGCTGGAACATCCACAATGAAACGCTCGTCAAAGAGCTCGGATTTGTTGATCGCCTGAAGCTACGTTACTCTTTTGGTTACACCGGTTCGCAGAACTTTGAAAGCTATAAAGCTATATCCACTAGCCAGTATTACACATCAAGTGACTACAGAGGTGTGATCGGCACCTACCTCCTGGGCTTTGGTAACGACGCACTGGCCTGGCAAAAAACAGCAAAGAGCAACTTCGGCGCAGACATATCATTATTTAAAAAGCTGGATATTACCGGTAACTACTTCATAGAAAAAACACAGGGCAGTATTGCCACGATCTCAACAGCTCCATCTACCGGTTTTGCCTCTTATGCGGAGAATATGGGAGATGTAGTAGGACGTGGCTGGGAGCTGTACCTGCGATACAACATTCTTAATAATAATGTAAAGCGTAATAACTTATCTGTTTTTGCCAACCTGTTTTCAGTAAAGAATAAAATTGAAAAAGTTTCCAGCACCATCGCTGCAATGAATGCAAGAGCCGATACCGCAAGATCGAGCAGACCGATTACCCGGTACGCCGAAGGGCAAAGTACATCAGCCATCTGGGCAGTACCTTCATTAGGTATAGACCCTGCTACAGGCTACGAGATCTTCGTTAAAAAAGATGGCAGCCTGAGCAATATCTATGATCCGCGCGACCAGGTAATTATCGGAGACAGCAGGCCCAAAATAGAAGGAACCTTTGGTACGAGCCTGGAGTTAAATGGTATTGGATTCAACGTATTTTTCCGGTTCCGTTATGGTGGACAAGCTTACAACCAAACATTGGTGGAACGTGTAGAGAATGTGGCTGCAGCTTACTATAATGTAGACCGAAGAGTATATGAGGATCGTTGGCAGCAACCCGGTGATGTAACGTTTTTTAAAGGCCAGGCGATTACCGAGCCAACCTATACCACTTCTCGTTTTGTACAAGATGATAACCTGATGGCATTGGAAAACCTGACAATGTATTACCGGTTCTCCGACGATTTAAATAAGAAACTGGGATTGGAAAATACAAGGATCAGCTTTTTTACTTCTGATGTATTCCGTGTTTCAAGTATCAGGAGAGAACGTGGCCTGGACTATCCTTTTGCAAAAACATTCAGCCTGCAGATTCAAACCTCATTCTAA